From Hoplias malabaricus isolate fHopMal1 chromosome 11, fHopMal1.hap1, whole genome shotgun sequence, a single genomic window includes:
- the irf8 gene encoding interferon regulatory factor 8 isoform X2 yields MNPGGRRLKQWLIEQINSNIYSGLLWEDENRTMFRIPWKHAGKQDYNQEVDASIFKAWAVFKGKFKEGDKAEPATWKTRLRCALNKSPDFEEVTDRSQLDISEPYKVYRIVPEEEQKSKSTTTALNMSCSNDGAEMECNSADLDQLIKDSSNDEYISIIKRSHSPMDENSNVQTTQEWWHQNTHSVVPMLPDPSPINTFNAAFSQMMISFYYGGKLMSSTLTTHPEGCRISPGQPPVVNPMPYGSDSLQNVRFPPVELIENERQRHVTRKLFCHLERGVLLRANREGIFIKRLCQSRVFWSCPDPHYSPSPSKLDRDAVVKIFDTGRFFQALQLYQDNQYPAPDATVSLCFGEEFSDFSTAKSKLIIVQITAVNCQQLLDAVTARKTQYSSGNLEISDEMASDQMARIYQDLCNYPTQRAPCYRDNLSITA; encoded by the exons ATGAATCCCGGGGGACGCCGACTAAAGCAGTGGCTCATAGAGCAGATCAACAGTAATATTTACTCGGGGCTGCTGTGGGAGGATGAGAACCGCACCATGTTCCGAATTCCTTGGAAACACGCTGGAAAACAGGACTACAACCAGGAGGTGGATGCCTCCATCTTTAAA GCTTGGGCAGTATTTAAGGGGAAGTTTAAAGAGGGAGATAAAGCTGAACCGGCTACATGGAAGACCAGACTGCGATGTGCCCTCAATAAGAGTCCAGATTTTGAGGAGGTAACGGATCGCTCACAACTGGATATCTCAGAGCCGTACAAAGTGTACAGAATTGTCCCTGAGGAGGAGCAGAAAA GTAAAAGCACCACCACTGCCCTGAACATGAGCTGCTCAAATGATGGAGCAGAGATGGAGTGCAACTCAGCAGATCTGGACCAActcattaaagat TCATCAAATGATGAGTACATTAGCATTATCAAGAGGAGCCATTCTCCTATGGATGAGAACAGCAATGTGCAGACGACACAAGAGTGGTGgcaccagaacacacacagtg TCGTCCCTATGCTTCCAGATCCCTCtccaattaatacatttaatgcaG cTTTCTCCCAGATGATGATTTCTTTCTACTACGGGGGGAAGTTAATGAGCAGCACCCTGACAACTCACCCAGAGGGCTGCCGAATATCTCCTGGTCAGCCTCCTGTGGTTAACCCGATGCCATATGGTTCAGACAGTCTGCAGAATGTGCGTTTTCCACCAGTGGAGCTCATTGAGAATGAGCGCCAGCGCCATGTCACTCGCAAACTCTTCTGTCACCTGGAGCGTGGTGTGCTTCTGAGGGCCAACCGAGAAGGCATCTTCATAAAACGCCTGTGTCAGAGCAGAGTGTTCTGGAGTTGTCCGGATCCCCACTACAGTCCCAGTCCCAGCAAGTTGGACAGAGATGCCGTAGTCAAGATCTTCGATACAGGCAGATTCTTTCAAG CTCTCCAGCTATATCAGGATAATCAGTACCCAGCCCCTGACGCCACTGTCTCTTTGTGCTTTGGAGAGGAGTTCAGTGACTTCAGCACTGCCAAGAGCAAGTTAATAATTGTGCAG ATCACAGCAGTGAATTGTCAGCAGCTGTTAGATGCAGTGACTGCCAGGAAGACTCAGTACAGCAGTGGAAATCTGGAGATTTCTGACGAAATGGCCAGCGATCAGATGGCACGCATTTACCAGGATCTGTGCAACTATCCTACCCAGCGAGCCCCCTGCTACCGAGACAATTTGTCCATCACGGCCTAA
- the irf8 gene encoding interferon regulatory factor 8 isoform X1, with product MNPGGRRLKQWLIEQINSNIYSGLLWEDENRTMFRIPWKHAGKQDYNQEVDASIFKAWAVFKGKFKEGDKAEPATWKTRLRCALNKSPDFEEVTDRSQLDISEPYKVYRIVPEEEQKIGKSTTTALNMSCSNDGAEMECNSADLDQLIKDSSNDEYISIIKRSHSPMDENSNVQTTQEWWHQNTHSVVPMLPDPSPINTFNAAFSQMMISFYYGGKLMSSTLTTHPEGCRISPGQPPVVNPMPYGSDSLQNVRFPPVELIENERQRHVTRKLFCHLERGVLLRANREGIFIKRLCQSRVFWSCPDPHYSPSPSKLDRDAVVKIFDTGRFFQALQLYQDNQYPAPDATVSLCFGEEFSDFSTAKSKLIIVQITAVNCQQLLDAVTARKTQYSSGNLEISDEMASDQMARIYQDLCNYPTQRAPCYRDNLSITA from the exons ATGAATCCCGGGGGACGCCGACTAAAGCAGTGGCTCATAGAGCAGATCAACAGTAATATTTACTCGGGGCTGCTGTGGGAGGATGAGAACCGCACCATGTTCCGAATTCCTTGGAAACACGCTGGAAAACAGGACTACAACCAGGAGGTGGATGCCTCCATCTTTAAA GCTTGGGCAGTATTTAAGGGGAAGTTTAAAGAGGGAGATAAAGCTGAACCGGCTACATGGAAGACCAGACTGCGATGTGCCCTCAATAAGAGTCCAGATTTTGAGGAGGTAACGGATCGCTCACAACTGGATATCTCAGAGCCGTACAAAGTGTACAGAATTGTCCCTGAGGAGGAGCAGAAAA TAGGTAAAAGCACCACCACTGCCCTGAACATGAGCTGCTCAAATGATGGAGCAGAGATGGAGTGCAACTCAGCAGATCTGGACCAActcattaaagat TCATCAAATGATGAGTACATTAGCATTATCAAGAGGAGCCATTCTCCTATGGATGAGAACAGCAATGTGCAGACGACACAAGAGTGGTGgcaccagaacacacacagtg TCGTCCCTATGCTTCCAGATCCCTCtccaattaatacatttaatgcaG cTTTCTCCCAGATGATGATTTCTTTCTACTACGGGGGGAAGTTAATGAGCAGCACCCTGACAACTCACCCAGAGGGCTGCCGAATATCTCCTGGTCAGCCTCCTGTGGTTAACCCGATGCCATATGGTTCAGACAGTCTGCAGAATGTGCGTTTTCCACCAGTGGAGCTCATTGAGAATGAGCGCCAGCGCCATGTCACTCGCAAACTCTTCTGTCACCTGGAGCGTGGTGTGCTTCTGAGGGCCAACCGAGAAGGCATCTTCATAAAACGCCTGTGTCAGAGCAGAGTGTTCTGGAGTTGTCCGGATCCCCACTACAGTCCCAGTCCCAGCAAGTTGGACAGAGATGCCGTAGTCAAGATCTTCGATACAGGCAGATTCTTTCAAG CTCTCCAGCTATATCAGGATAATCAGTACCCAGCCCCTGACGCCACTGTCTCTTTGTGCTTTGGAGAGGAGTTCAGTGACTTCAGCACTGCCAAGAGCAAGTTAATAATTGTGCAG ATCACAGCAGTGAATTGTCAGCAGCTGTTAGATGCAGTGACTGCCAGGAAGACTCAGTACAGCAGTGGAAATCTGGAGATTTCTGACGAAATGGCCAGCGATCAGATGGCACGCATTTACCAGGATCTGTGCAACTATCCTACCCAGCGAGCCCCCTGCTACCGAGACAATTTGTCCATCACGGCCTAA